In one Bacillus sp. PK3_68 genomic region, the following are encoded:
- a CDS encoding M48 family metallopeptidase — MKKWAVLALLGYGLFALAIYYYLYGMASGQLPEIYKGTSADPSAFLSKAEQALGKEYSTVKNFLFFLSVPYEWLVYFFILIFGLSKKFEEWSKQTVRFSFGQTAIYLFYLSVLTFLLAFPFQYIGYHFSKVYKISAQTFPQWMRNEIIDFWVSYAIMLILVFVLYALMKKFKKKWWLAAWTLFVPFTIFMMYVQPVVIDPLYNDFYPLKDKQLEAKILNLADKAAIPADHVYEVNKSKETNTLNAYVTGIGGNARIVLWDTTLKKLDDKEVLFVMAHEMAHYVKKHIYIGIGSYLVFAFFGFWLAAKWMEWAVRKHGEKLKIKELSQLRTLPLFLLVVSFMVFASSPLSNAISRFEERQADAYAIEMTRDKEAAISAFQKLAREGLSEIEPPGLVKIFRYSHPAMVERLYMIETYPLPDQKGKKMEERSGASAQKSRD, encoded by the coding sequence TTGAAAAAGTGGGCTGTATTAGCTTTACTTGGGTATGGTCTGTTTGCGTTGGCCATTTATTATTATCTATATGGAATGGCCTCTGGACAACTTCCGGAGATTTATAAAGGGACAAGCGCCGACCCTTCTGCTTTCTTGAGCAAGGCAGAACAAGCTTTAGGAAAAGAATATTCAACAGTGAAGAACTTTTTATTTTTTCTCAGCGTCCCATATGAGTGGCTTGTTTATTTCTTTATCTTGATTTTCGGCCTTTCAAAGAAATTTGAAGAATGGTCCAAGCAAACTGTACGTTTTTCATTTGGACAGACAGCTATTTACCTGTTTTACTTATCGGTGCTGACATTTTTGCTTGCATTTCCTTTCCAGTATATTGGTTACCACTTTTCAAAAGTTTACAAAATTTCGGCTCAAACATTTCCACAATGGATGAGAAATGAAATCATCGACTTTTGGGTTAGCTACGCCATTATGCTCATTCTTGTGTTTGTCCTGTACGCCTTAATGAAGAAATTCAAGAAAAAATGGTGGCTGGCTGCGTGGACATTGTTTGTGCCATTTACCATCTTTATGATGTATGTGCAGCCGGTAGTAATTGATCCGCTTTACAATGACTTTTACCCGTTAAAAGACAAGCAGTTGGAGGCAAAAATTTTGAACCTTGCGGATAAAGCAGCCATTCCAGCAGATCACGTATACGAAGTAAATAAGTCGAAAGAAACCAATACCCTGAACGCTTATGTTACCGGAATAGGGGGAAATGCCCGGATTGTCTTATGGGATACCACGCTAAAGAAACTGGATGACAAAGAAGTTTTATTTGTGATGGCTCATGAAATGGCTCATTACGTAAAAAAACATATTTACATTGGGATCGGCAGCTACCTGGTTTTTGCTTTTTTTGGATTTTGGCTTGCAGCCAAATGGATGGAGTGGGCGGTTAGAAAACATGGGGAGAAGCTGAAGATTAAGGAGTTGTCCCAGCTAAGGACCCTGCCTTTGTTTTTACTTGTGGTTTCGTTCATGGTATTTGCCTCGAGCCCTCTTTCGAATGCAATTTCCCGATTTGAAGAGCGGCAGGCTGATGCTTATGCCATTGAAATGACTCGTGATAAAGAAGCCGCCATTAGCGCTTTTCAGAAGCTTGCCCGGGAAGGGCTGTCAGAAATAGAGCCTCCAGGGCTTGTGAAAATATTTAGGTATAGCCATCCAGCGATGGTTGAAAGACTTTATATGATAGAAACGTATCCGCTACCGGACCAAAAGGGAAAGAAAATGGAAGAGAGAAGCGGTGCAAGCGCTCAAAAAAGCCGGGACTGA
- a CDS encoding IDEAL domain-containing protein encodes MENNNYFAEMMKSPMPREQVKNATAAYIDNLLNDILFKQEKHKLMKAIDQSLDEGNRQLFIELSAQLNELEEKFKTN; translated from the coding sequence ATGGAAAACAACAATTATTTTGCCGAAATGATGAAGTCCCCGATGCCGCGTGAACAAGTAAAAAATGCAACAGCTGCTTACATTGACAATTTGCTTAATGACATTTTGTTTAAACAGGAAAAACACAAGCTAATGAAAGCGATCGATCAGTCCCTGGATGAAGGAAACCGTCAATTATTTATCGAATTATCAGCCCAGCTAAATGAATTAGAGGAAAAATTTAAAACTAATTAA
- a CDS encoding TVP38/TMEM64 family protein, protein MNVTSLKEWFTLENIMDLIQKYESFGPIPGFFLPLIEAFFPFLPLVVFVMANASAFGLWWGFLLSWGGSVTGAFLVFLFIRNYGQRKLLSFLHRHRQVRKLMNWVDCHGFGPVFLLLCFPFTPSAIVNIVAGLSHISVRQYLLAVMAGKAVMIFTISFIGYDFFSLIKEPGRTAILGVVIFVLWAVGKQVERHLNQKEGRERERG, encoded by the coding sequence ATGAATGTTACCAGCCTGAAAGAGTGGTTTACACTTGAAAATATAATGGATCTTATTCAAAAATATGAATCATTTGGGCCAATTCCTGGCTTTTTTCTTCCATTAATTGAAGCGTTTTTTCCTTTTTTGCCTCTTGTTGTTTTTGTCATGGCAAATGCTAGCGCCTTCGGATTATGGTGGGGATTTTTGCTGTCATGGGGAGGATCGGTTACCGGTGCCTTTCTTGTTTTTTTATTTATTCGGAATTATGGCCAGCGTAAGCTGCTCTCTTTTTTGCATAGACACCGCCAAGTGAGAAAATTAATGAATTGGGTAGACTGCCATGGTTTTGGACCCGTTTTTTTACTTTTATGTTTTCCGTTTACCCCTTCTGCTATTGTCAATATTGTCGCAGGATTATCCCATATCAGCGTCAGGCAGTATTTGTTGGCGGTAATGGCAGGAAAGGCCGTTATGATTTTTACTATTAGTTTTATTGGCTACGATTTTTTCTCATTGATCAAAGAGCCAGGGCGTACAGCTATTCTAGGTGTTGTCATTTTTGTTTTGTGGGCAGTTGGAAAACAAGTGGAGAGGCATTTGAATCAAAAGGAAGGAAGAGAAAGAGAAAGAGGTTAG
- the addB gene encoding helicase-exonuclease AddAB subunit AddB, with amino-acid sequence MSVQFIIGRSGTGKTRRMLETIKDRVKEQPIGDPIIYLVPEQMTFLSEYTLASDPELGGIIRAQVYSFTRLAWRVLQETGGMSRQHISSSGLNMLIRKIIEDKKEELKIFAGAAGKNGFISHVENMLTEFKRYCVTPEELAEKQEELERSGGAKALTDKLHDLQTIYSDFEEALIGKYVDSEDYLRLLGEAATVSDYVKKAEIYVDGFHSFTPQEYAVLQQLMKQAKKVTIALTVDAPFRSAPPEDTHLFRLTGDTYASVYELAVTNGIKVEKDIILKEGERYKEESLKHLEAYFDRRPPVPFRPSDNLCLIKAASRRAEVEGIAREIRKLAREEGVRFKRMAVLVRNGKDYQQLIETVFRDYEIPFFIDQKRPMMNHPLIELIRATVETINSNWRYESVFRVVKTDLLFPKDENWQVLREKADHLENYVLAYGIKGERWAEKENWGYRRFRGLEQINKVQTDEERETEAELNEVRRLIADPISRLSRRLKKAKTGREYGEALYLYLEELYIPEKLETFSLEAEEGGDLVTAREHNQAWNAVMEMIDQYVEVLGEEEMTLKKFSAIIDAGLEAMEFAIVPPAADQVTVANLELSRLSDVEAAFILGVNDGVLPARQMESGILADEDRERLLADGMKLALSSRQRMLDEEFTAYRAFTVSANRLYISYPIADDEGKTLLPSFYIKRIKELFPTMKERLFVNEPSELSEAEQLQYVCHPDPTLSYLASRLQLKRLHYPMYDFWWDVYNFYIDHPGQKEKAKRVLSSLFYKNDTEPLEETTSTELYGEEILASVTRMEMFNSCPFSHFAQHGLKLRDREIFRLQAPDIGNLFHGALKWIADEVERRGLKWSQLSKEQCRKLAGEAVKQLAPQLQNQILLSSNRHLYLTRKLEQIIWRASYALSGHAKASGFSPVGLELGFGPGEKLPPLAFTLKNGTRMALAGRIDRVDQAKGEDGIYLRVIDYKSSGRDLDLTEVYYGIALQMLTYLDIIWTYSPQLVGTEAHPAGVLYFHVHNPFISSKKLLTLDEIERELFKRFKMNGLILGEDEALQLMDADLGEGASPIIPVAFTKTGKLDKRFSKTADRKAFDGMRQHVRQLYQQSGDEIVSGEVSIAPYQYKENTPCGFCSYRPVCQFDEALEENNYRLILPKKDILEDLKKGGQ; translated from the coding sequence GTGTCTGTCCAATTTATAATTGGCCGGTCAGGTACCGGCAAAACGAGACGAATGCTTGAAACAATAAAAGATAGAGTGAAAGAACAACCGATTGGTGATCCTATTATTTATCTTGTGCCGGAACAAATGACTTTTTTATCAGAATACACATTAGCATCAGATCCGGAGCTTGGCGGGATCATTCGCGCTCAAGTTTACAGCTTTACGAGGCTTGCCTGGCGCGTGCTGCAGGAAACGGGAGGAATGAGCAGGCAGCATATTTCTTCTTCAGGTTTAAATATGCTCATTCGGAAAATTATTGAAGACAAAAAAGAGGAGTTAAAGATATTTGCTGGGGCAGCTGGAAAAAATGGGTTTATCAGCCATGTGGAGAACATGCTCACGGAGTTTAAACGCTACTGTGTGACACCGGAGGAATTAGCCGAGAAGCAGGAAGAGCTTGAGAGAAGCGGAGGAGCAAAAGCGCTAACCGATAAGCTTCATGATTTGCAGACAATCTACAGTGATTTTGAAGAAGCGCTAATTGGCAAATATGTAGACTCGGAAGATTATTTACGCTTGCTTGGGGAAGCTGCAACTGTCTCTGACTATGTAAAAAAGGCAGAAATATATGTGGACGGCTTTCATAGCTTTACTCCGCAGGAATATGCCGTATTACAGCAGCTAATGAAGCAGGCAAAAAAGGTAACTATTGCGTTAACAGTGGATGCTCCGTTTCGATCGGCGCCGCCAGAGGATACACATTTATTCCGCCTGACTGGTGATACATATGCCAGCGTGTATGAATTGGCAGTGACAAACGGCATTAAAGTGGAGAAAGATATTATTTTAAAAGAAGGAGAACGGTATAAGGAGGAGAGCTTGAAACACTTGGAAGCCTACTTTGACCGTCGTCCGCCTGTTCCATTTAGACCATCTGATAATCTCTGTCTAATTAAGGCGGCAAGCAGAAGAGCAGAGGTGGAAGGAATAGCAAGAGAAATTCGCAAGCTTGCTCGTGAAGAAGGGGTGAGGTTCAAGCGAATGGCTGTCCTTGTTCGTAACGGCAAAGACTATCAGCAGCTGATAGAAACCGTGTTTCGAGATTATGAGATTCCATTTTTCATTGATCAGAAGCGTCCAATGATGAACCATCCCCTCATTGAACTGATCCGTGCCACTGTGGAGACAATCAACAGCAATTGGCGGTATGAGTCTGTGTTCCGCGTAGTAAAAACGGATTTACTGTTCCCGAAAGATGAAAATTGGCAGGTGCTTCGCGAAAAGGCGGACCATCTTGAGAACTACGTACTTGCTTACGGAATCAAAGGAGAGCGCTGGGCAGAGAAGGAAAATTGGGGTTATCGCCGATTCAGAGGGCTTGAACAGATAAATAAGGTGCAAACGGATGAAGAAAGAGAAACAGAAGCTGAGTTAAATGAAGTAAGACGACTTATTGCCGATCCCATTTCTCGTTTGTCCCGCAGGCTTAAGAAAGCGAAGACAGGTAGAGAATACGGGGAGGCGCTTTATCTGTATTTGGAAGAGCTCTATATCCCTGAGAAACTCGAAACGTTTAGTTTGGAAGCAGAAGAAGGGGGCGACCTCGTTACAGCGAGAGAACATAACCAGGCTTGGAACGCAGTCATGGAAATGATTGATCAATATGTAGAGGTACTTGGCGAGGAAGAAATGACGTTGAAAAAGTTTTCTGCCATTATCGATGCGGGGCTAGAAGCAATGGAATTTGCCATCGTACCACCGGCTGCGGATCAAGTGACAGTAGCGAATCTAGAGCTTTCCCGTCTTAGTGATGTAGAGGCGGCTTTTATTCTCGGCGTAAATGATGGTGTGTTGCCAGCAAGACAAATGGAAAGCGGGATTTTAGCAGATGAAGACCGGGAGCGCCTGCTTGCAGATGGAATGAAGCTTGCGCTCAGCAGCAGGCAAAGAATGCTTGATGAAGAGTTTACAGCTTACCGTGCATTTACTGTTTCAGCTAACCGTCTTTATATTTCTTACCCAATTGCAGATGATGAAGGGAAAACACTGCTGCCGTCCTTTTATATTAAAAGAATAAAAGAGTTATTCCCGACAATGAAGGAACGGCTGTTTGTTAATGAACCGTCTGAACTGAGCGAAGCGGAACAGCTGCAATACGTCTGCCATCCTGATCCTACACTGTCTTATTTAGCTTCCCGTCTGCAATTGAAACGTCTTCATTATCCAATGTATGACTTTTGGTGGGATGTGTATAACTTTTACATTGATCACCCCGGGCAGAAGGAAAAAGCGAAGCGGGTGCTGTCCAGCTTATTTTATAAAAATGATACAGAGCCGCTCGAAGAGACAACCAGCACAGAGTTGTATGGGGAAGAAATACTGGCCAGTGTGACAAGAATGGAAATGTTTAATAGCTGTCCATTCTCTCATTTTGCCCAGCACGGACTAAAGCTTAGAGACCGGGAGATTTTCCGGCTGCAGGCACCGGATATCGGCAATTTGTTCCATGGAGCGTTAAAGTGGATTGCTGATGAAGTGGAAAGACGGGGGTTAAAATGGTCTCAGCTGTCAAAAGAACAGTGCCGGAAGTTAGCCGGCGAAGCGGTAAAACAGCTGGCCCCACAATTGCAGAACCAAATTTTATTGAGCTCTAACCGTCACCTTTATTTAACCCGGAAGCTGGAACAAATTATTTGGAGGGCGTCTTATGCGCTGAGTGGACACGCAAAAGCGAGCGGATTCTCTCCTGTCGGTCTTGAACTTGGATTTGGCCCTGGAGAAAAGCTGCCGCCACTCGCATTCACGTTGAAAAATGGCACAAGAATGGCGCTCGCCGGACGTATTGACCGGGTTGACCAGGCCAAAGGCGAGGATGGCATTTACTTAAGAGTCATCGATTATAAGTCAAGCGGACGCGATTTGGATCTAACGGAGGTCTACTACGGAATTGCCCTGCAGATGCTGACGTATTTGGATATTATTTGGACGTATTCTCCACAGCTTGTTGGGACTGAAGCCCATCCGGCAGGAGTGCTGTATTTTCATGTGCATAATCCTTTCATTAGCAGTAAGAAGCTGCTGACTCTGGATGAAATTGAGCGTGAATTATTTAAGAGATTTAAAATGAATGGGCTGATTCTTGGAGAAGATGAGGCGCTCCAGCTTATGGATGCTGATTTAGGTGAAGGGGCATCTCCGATTATTCCCGTTGCTTTCACGAAAACAGGCAAGCTCGATAAAAGATTTTCAAAAACCGCTGATAGGAAAGCATTCGATGGCATGAGGCAGCACGTGCGTCAACTATATCAGCAATCAGGGGATGAGATCGTCAGTGGAGAAGTGAGTATTGCCCCTTATCAATATAAAGAGAATACGCCATGTGGTTTCTGTTCATACCGTCCAGTTTGCCAATTCGATGAGGCGCTTGAAGAGAACAATTACCGGCTTATTCTACCTAAGAAAGATATTCTCGAAGATTTAAAGAAAGGAGGCCAATAA
- the addA gene encoding helicase-exonuclease AddAB subunit AddA has translation MSELIIPDKPTDVSWTDDQWKAITAKGRDILVAAAAGSGKTAVLVERIIRKITDREAPVNIDELLIVTFTNAAAAEMRHRIGTALEAEMEKDPSSNHLRRQLTLLNKAPISTLHSFCLEVIRKYYYLIDIDPAFRIADEGELTLLRDEVLDDFMEEEYGKEDNEDFYRLVDSFSSDRSDEELQRMIQTLYDFSQSHPRPDEWLNGLSQMYDVSGEAKAIDDLPFIHTLKFYIGLQLEAAEEMLTECLEMAQMPGGPAPREEMFMNEREMVRRLRQALPSWQELYEEMQAVTFKTIKSYKGEEYDEELKEQSKHLRTEAKKIVEKLQEEYFSHQPESYVSNMQEMKGIIAALAHLIQRFADKFQAVKLEKGIVDFSDLEHFTLAILTGENGGPSEAAHAYQQQFKEIFLDEYQDFNIVQESIVQLLKTGGEENGNVFMVGDVKQSIYRFRQAEPNLFLSKYRRFSTDGKDSGLRIDLAQNFRSRAEVLSGTNFLFKQIMDVKIGEIEYDRQAELVKGAAYPEERPFPVEVTIIDQEAKGYSEDPEMKDAAQSELEARWIVGKIKELIESRHPVYDPKTESERPIEYRDIVILLRSMTWAGAIKEEFKRAGIPLHAKVSGGYFQTMEITVMISLLKVIDNPYQDIPLASVLRSPVVGCTENDLAVIRLASKSGSYYEAVKSFVSSRPEPHDGELHEKVSKFLEKLSGWRSLGRHGALSALVWQLYHDTHFYDFVGGMPGGKQRQANLHALYDRVRQYEDTSFRGLFRFLRFVERMQERGEDLGEPGALSEQEDVVRLMTIHASKGLEFPVVFVAGLNRPFNTMDLSKSYLLDKELGIGTKYVHAEKRISYPSLPQLALKRKKRFELLAEEMRVLYVALTRAKEKLFLLGSVKSASKEMDKWERAAKNPEWILSNASRVSAKSYLDWIGPSLVRHLDYTGTAQSRSVIFDNDSSKWTIQTVGAETLQPMGFEEAEESGGLLEKVQNYKHVPISSLFKDEIEARMNWAYKYEPATHLRSKQSVSDLKRMNEIFNEGASNDLARHYQRPIFRRPAFMQKKTITAAEAGTALHTVMQHVSLGKEPELAEVEQLLKTLISRELLTDEQAAAVDPEKIVFFFQTDIGQKLLQAEEVYRETPFNMGIGANEIYSDWNGSDEAVLVQGVIDCLFEKDGELYLLDYKTDQIAGCFSGGFEQARAVLEKRYRVQIQLYAQAIEQIWKRKVDHKLLFFFDGGHLLSID, from the coding sequence ATGAGTGAACTAATCATACCTGATAAGCCGACAGATGTTTCGTGGACGGATGACCAGTGGAAAGCTATTACAGCAAAGGGGCGGGATATCCTTGTTGCTGCCGCAGCCGGCTCCGGAAAGACCGCTGTTCTGGTGGAACGGATCATTCGGAAAATTACTGACCGGGAAGCACCAGTGAATATTGATGAACTGCTTATTGTGACTTTTACGAATGCAGCAGCTGCTGAAATGCGCCATCGGATCGGCACTGCATTGGAAGCGGAAATGGAAAAAGATCCGTCATCGAATCACCTGCGCCGACAGCTGACGTTGCTGAATAAAGCGCCGATATCCACCCTTCACTCCTTTTGTCTGGAAGTCATTCGTAAGTATTATTACTTAATTGATATTGATCCTGCTTTTAGAATTGCTGATGAAGGAGAACTGACACTCCTTCGTGACGAAGTGCTGGATGACTTTATGGAAGAGGAATACGGGAAAGAAGACAATGAAGACTTTTACCGGCTCGTTGACTCTTTCTCCAGTGATCGTAGCGACGAAGAACTTCAAAGAATGATTCAAACGCTATATGACTTTTCTCAGTCGCACCCACGTCCGGATGAATGGCTTAATGGACTTTCACAAATGTACGATGTAAGTGGCGAAGCCAAAGCGATTGATGACCTTCCGTTTATTCATACGTTAAAGTTCTATATAGGCCTCCAGCTTGAAGCGGCAGAGGAGATGCTGACAGAATGTCTTGAAATGGCTCAAATGCCGGGAGGTCCCGCTCCGCGAGAAGAAATGTTTATGAACGAGCGAGAGATGGTCCGCCGACTCCGCCAAGCGCTACCTTCCTGGCAAGAGCTTTATGAGGAGATGCAGGCAGTTACATTCAAGACGATAAAGAGTTATAAGGGAGAAGAGTATGACGAGGAGCTGAAAGAACAGTCGAAGCATTTGCGAACAGAAGCAAAAAAGATTGTTGAAAAGCTGCAGGAGGAATATTTTTCGCATCAGCCGGAAAGCTATGTAAGCAACATGCAGGAAATGAAGGGAATTATTGCGGCGCTTGCTCATCTTATCCAGCGGTTTGCCGATAAATTTCAGGCAGTCAAGCTGGAAAAAGGCATCGTTGATTTTAGCGATCTTGAACATTTTACGCTCGCTATTTTGACGGGAGAGAACGGAGGGCCTTCTGAAGCGGCCCATGCTTATCAACAGCAGTTTAAAGAAATTTTCCTCGATGAATATCAGGATTTTAATATCGTCCAAGAGTCAATTGTCCAGCTGCTCAAAACAGGCGGAGAAGAAAACGGCAACGTCTTCATGGTAGGAGATGTCAAGCAGAGCATTTACCGCTTCCGTCAGGCGGAGCCGAATTTATTTTTAAGCAAATATCGGCGGTTTTCAACTGACGGGAAAGACAGCGGACTGCGCATCGATTTAGCACAAAATTTTCGCAGCCGTGCAGAAGTGCTGTCAGGAACGAATTTTTTATTTAAGCAGATCATGGATGTGAAAATCGGTGAAATTGAGTATGATCGTCAGGCTGAATTGGTGAAAGGAGCCGCTTATCCGGAGGAAAGGCCATTTCCAGTGGAAGTAACCATTATTGATCAAGAGGCGAAGGGGTATTCAGAAGATCCGGAGATGAAAGATGCAGCGCAGTCTGAGTTGGAAGCAAGATGGATAGTAGGGAAGATTAAGGAACTCATTGAATCAAGGCATCCTGTCTACGATCCGAAAACAGAAAGTGAGCGGCCGATAGAATATCGTGACATTGTTATTCTGCTACGCTCTATGACGTGGGCCGGGGCCATTAAGGAGGAATTTAAGCGCGCAGGCATTCCCCTTCATGCCAAAGTTTCAGGTGGTTATTTTCAAACTATGGAAATTACTGTTATGATCTCTTTGCTGAAGGTAATTGATAACCCTTACCAGGATATTCCTCTTGCCTCCGTCTTGCGCTCTCCGGTTGTAGGCTGTACGGAGAATGATCTAGCAGTGATCCGGCTTGCGTCCAAATCCGGTTCTTATTACGAAGCGGTAAAATCATTTGTCTCCAGTCGGCCTGAACCGCATGATGGAGAATTGCATGAGAAGGTAAGTAAATTCCTTGAAAAGCTGTCAGGCTGGCGCTCGCTTGGTCGTCATGGCGCTTTGTCTGCCCTCGTATGGCAGCTGTATCATGATACTCACTTTTACGACTTTGTCGGCGGTATGCCGGGAGGGAAGCAAAGACAGGCCAATTTACATGCTTTATATGACCGTGTGCGCCAATATGAAGACACTTCCTTCCGTGGGTTATTTCGTTTTCTGCGCTTCGTAGAACGAATGCAGGAACGAGGAGAAGATTTAGGGGAACCGGGTGCTTTAAGTGAACAGGAAGATGTTGTCCGCCTGATGACGATCCATGCATCCAAAGGATTGGAATTCCCGGTTGTTTTCGTTGCCGGCCTGAACAGGCCATTTAACACGATGGACTTATCTAAAAGCTATTTGCTAGATAAAGAGCTCGGCATCGGTACAAAATATGTGCATGCAGAAAAGCGGATCAGCTATCCTTCGTTGCCGCAGCTTGCCTTAAAGCGAAAAAAACGATTTGAATTGCTTGCTGAAGAAATGCGGGTATTGTATGTTGCGTTAACGAGAGCGAAAGAAAAGCTCTTCCTGCTTGGTTCTGTAAAGAGTGCTTCCAAAGAGATGGATAAATGGGAAAGGGCAGCAAAGAACCCAGAATGGATTTTAAGCAATGCATCAAGAGTTTCAGCTAAATCTTACTTAGATTGGATCGGCCCATCGCTCGTCCGCCATCTTGATTATACTGGAACAGCGCAAAGCCGCTCGGTAATATTTGATAATGATTCATCTAAATGGACCATTCAAACAGTTGGCGCTGAGACACTTCAGCCGATGGGATTTGAAGAGGCAGAAGAGAGCGGGGGCTTGCTTGAAAAGGTTCAAAACTACAAGCATGTGCCTATTTCATCATTGTTTAAGGATGAAATAGAAGCGCGGATGAATTGGGCATATAAGTATGAGCCAGCCACCCATTTGCGCTCAAAGCAGTCTGTCTCTGATTTAAAGCGCATGAATGAAATTTTTAATGAGGGAGCGAGCAACGATCTTGCCCGCCATTATCAACGGCCGATTTTCCGGCGGCCGGCATTTATGCAGAAAAAGACGATTACGGCAGCCGAAGCGGGAACGGCGCTTCATACGGTCATGCAGCATGTCTCTCTTGGTAAAGAGCCAGAGCTTGCAGAAGTTGAACAGCTGTTGAAAACACTCATTTCCCGGGAATTACTGACAGATGAACAAGCCGCAGCTGTCGATCCAGAAAAGATTGTTTTCTTTTTTCAAACTGACATTGGACAAAAATTGTTACAGGCCGAAGAAGTCTATAGAGAGACACCGTTCAATATGGGAATAGGAGCCAATGAGATCTATTCTGACTGGAATGGCTCTGACGAAGCCGTTTTGGTTCAAGGTGTAATTGACTGCTTATTTGAAAAAGACGGGGAATTGTATCTGCTCGATTATAAAACAGATCAAATCGCCGGATGCTTTTCGGGAGGATTTGAACAAGCCCGTGCGGTTCTGGAGAAACGCTACCGTGTGCAAATTCAGTTATATGCTCAGGCTATTGAACAAATCTGGAAGCGAAAAGTAGATCATAAGCTGCTCTTCTTCTTCGATGGAGGCCACTTGTTGTCAATAGATTGA
- a CDS encoding DUF418 domain-containing protein, whose protein sequence is MQLTPLKHEERITTLDSLRGLALLGIFLVNMISFHSPYFYYDPFEWWKEPENFWHYRWIDIFVQASFYPLFAMMFGFGTAMQRENAMERGQSFVPAGIRRFSFLLVIGMIHAFLIWPGDILINYAVFGLFLLLFLRLSGKILIIIGSILLLLPNVFLSMLLVLASVVDPTSAVHWTDIASIENSIAAYGSGTFAEITQQRAADWLMGNEPATFWVQLITIFPHFLIGAGAQKLRVFTKGQARPKVAFTAFITFFVAGITLKALPYMIDSNLAYVYIQDSIGGPLLAVSYAALVIGISSMDKASRLLKPLAAAGRMSLTNYLLQSVIGTLIFYHYGMGLYGQIQLSTGVWIAIAIFAGQVIFSEFWLSKFKRGPMETLWRKFTYGSQREEKKMITKGG, encoded by the coding sequence GTGCAGTTAACTCCATTGAAACACGAAGAGCGGATCACCACATTAGACAGTTTGCGTGGTTTGGCACTCTTGGGGATTTTTTTAGTTAATATGATTTCTTTTCATTCACCTTATTTTTACTATGATCCTTTCGAATGGTGGAAGGAACCGGAAAACTTTTGGCATTACCGTTGGATTGATATTTTTGTGCAGGCAAGTTTTTATCCGCTGTTTGCAATGATGTTTGGTTTCGGGACGGCTATGCAAAGGGAGAATGCTATGGAAAGAGGCCAGTCATTTGTGCCGGCAGGTATCCGTCGTTTTTCTTTTCTATTAGTCATTGGAATGATCCATGCTTTTCTAATTTGGCCAGGTGACATATTAATAAATTACGCTGTTTTTGGACTTTTTCTGTTGCTGTTTTTACGGCTTTCTGGAAAAATATTAATTATCATAGGTAGCATATTGCTCTTACTACCGAACGTATTTCTTAGCATGTTGCTCGTTCTTGCGTCAGTAGTGGACCCAACGAGTGCTGTGCACTGGACAGATATAGCAAGCATTGAGAATTCGATTGCTGCTTACGGCAGCGGCACCTTTGCTGAAATCACGCAACAGCGGGCGGCAGACTGGCTTATGGGAAATGAACCAGCTACTTTCTGGGTACAGCTGATCACCATCTTCCCACACTTTCTGATCGGGGCAGGCGCTCAAAAACTAAGGGTCTTTACAAAAGGACAGGCACGTCCTAAAGTTGCTTTTACTGCTTTTATTACTTTTTTTGTAGCAGGAATTACTTTAAAAGCACTGCCTTATATGATTGATTCTAATCTTGCTTATGTGTATATTCAGGATTCGATTGGGGGACCGCTTCTCGCTGTCAGTTATGCAGCACTTGTAATAGGAATCAGTTCCATGGATAAGGCAAGTAGGCTTTTGAAGCCATTGGCGGCGGCCGGTAGAATGTCATTAACTAATTATTTGCTGCAATCGGTAATCGGCACGCTGATTTTCTATCATTACGGGATGGGCCTATATGGACAAATACAGCTTTCAACTGGTGTTTGGATAGCGATTGCTATCTTTGCCGGTCAAGTAATCTTTTCTGAGTTTTGGCTGTCCAAGTTTAAGAGGGGCCCGATGGAAACCTTGTGGAGGAAATTTACTTATGGGTCCCAAAGAGAAGAAAAAAAGATGATCACTAAAGGGGGATAA